Proteins encoded in a region of the Candidatus Moanabacter tarae genome:
- the mshD_2 gene encoding Mycothiol acetyltransferase, translating to MLRADFKNLPEIAVPQGYGLRSYKDGDEAAWCAIMEGNIGIGWTIEKCRERLIYDSRFDREGLFFATFNREPVGSACAWRKAIEEKRVGEVHMVAIHEAHRRKLLGYMLNVAVLHRLKETGFKVAHLQTDDWRLAAIKCYLSVGFEPLNTHQSHAMRWDIIIEKLSIRD from the coding sequence ATGTTGCGAGCAGACTTTAAGAACTTGCCGGAGATAGCTGTGCCTCAGGGGTATGGCCTGAGAAGCTATAAAGACGGAGACGAGGCGGCTTGGTGCGCTATTATGGAGGGGAATATTGGAATTGGTTGGACGATCGAAAAGTGCCGAGAAAGGCTAATCTACGATTCTCGGTTCGATCGAGAGGGTCTTTTTTTTGCAACTTTTAATAGGGAACCAGTAGGCAGTGCTTGTGCCTGGCGGAAAGCGATCGAAGAGAAGAGAGTTGGAGAGGTTCACATGGTTGCAATCCATGAGGCACACCGTAGGAAACTTTTGGGTTATATGCTCAATGTTGCTGTCCTTCATAGATTGAAAGAGACCGGTTTTAAAGTTGCCCATTTGCAGACTGATGACTGGCGGCTTGCAGCGATTAAGTGTTACTTATCAGTGGGGTTTGAACCACTGAATACTCATCAAAGCCATGCGATGAGATGGGACATTATAATTGAAAAGCTGAGCATCCGAGATTGA
- the ectD_7 gene encoding Ectoine dioxygenase produces MHKSFQSLTYSTRQHSQFEKDGYLRLGRLLSSDDLSDLRTRIDDLMLGNRIIDGITFQLDDSHSNRYKNLSSRTNGASKQTLAYRRIDELHLDPFFLRYMQHPIFRDITRRYIGENVSIFRSMFMNKPANGGTELPWHQDVGAGWGIDSDPTTTVWTALDDASVATGCMQIVPGSHHLGILNQGHFISKEDQIAYCSQDQIIDLVVPAGEAILIHNWVLHRSGINKTGNPRRAFSIAYMDAATRSVKSGQTFPVIFGEGPFPSSGK; encoded by the coding sequence GTGCACAAATCGTTCCAATCACTGACCTATAGCACCCGCCAACATTCTCAATTCGAGAAGGATGGCTACTTACGTCTTGGTAGGTTACTGTCATCTGATGATCTATCAGACCTCCGCACACGTATTGACGATCTCATGTTGGGCAACCGTATCATAGATGGAATCACTTTCCAGCTCGATGATTCCCACAGCAACCGCTATAAGAACCTCAGTAGCAGGACGAATGGCGCCTCCAAACAAACTCTAGCCTATCGGCGTATCGATGAACTTCACCTTGATCCATTCTTTCTCAGATACATGCAGCACCCCATTTTCCGCGATATCACTCGTCGTTATATTGGAGAAAATGTCTCGATTTTCCGTTCCATGTTTATGAATAAACCCGCCAATGGAGGAACCGAACTGCCTTGGCATCAGGACGTAGGCGCGGGCTGGGGAATCGATTCGGATCCTACCACAACTGTTTGGACAGCTCTTGATGACGCCTCCGTCGCAACCGGATGTATGCAGATTGTCCCTGGAAGCCATCACCTAGGGATCCTAAATCAAGGCCATTTCATCTCAAAGGAGGATCAAATTGCCTACTGTTCTCAGGATCAAATAATCGATCTTGTTGTCCCGGCCGGAGAAGCAATACTGATCCATAACTGGGTCCTACACCGCTCAGGCATTAATAAAACGGGTAACCCGAGGAGGGCCTTCAGTATCGCTTATATGGATGCTGCCACTAGAAGTGTTAAAAGCGGGCAGACATTCCCGGTCATTTTCGGAGAAGGACCGTTCCCTTCCTCCGGAAAATAG
- the dgoD_12 gene encoding D-galactonate dehydratase, which produces MPKNNKEKTLNTGLEDAEPINPKDSIKVTKIETFTLTNSWVFVKISTDTGIAGWGEMLKDDAKACAAGALEVAPYLVGKDPRAVVHHWQAIHRGAFYRGGPIKSAISSGIDQALWDITGKCYGVPVYKLLGGPTRKRVRVYGTVSKTTGVNAMKVGPNTTRQAFKYIEGQKFVDEVAERFEALRNEHGPEVDIAIDFHGAVQPPTALLLMKALEPYHPWFYEEIVQALNVGVMAELAKKTHIPIATGERIFTKWGFKEILEKRAATILQPDVCYAGGITEMKIIAGMAEAYYTPLAPHNPQGPCSLAASLQIAGAIPNFLIQERGDYDYMDLLAKPLPMVTEGYRPLPNEPGLGITIDEDKLMAQVGEPKPYRVEFDPDDGSVVDW; this is translated from the coding sequence ATGCCCAAAAATAACAAAGAAAAGACCCTGAATACTGGACTGGAAGATGCAGAACCCATCAATCCAAAAGACTCGATAAAAGTCACCAAGATTGAAACATTCACTCTCACAAACTCTTGGGTTTTTGTTAAAATTTCGACCGATACAGGAATCGCGGGTTGGGGGGAAATGCTCAAGGATGATGCGAAAGCTTGTGCTGCTGGAGCACTCGAGGTTGCACCCTATTTAGTTGGCAAAGATCCCAGAGCAGTGGTACACCATTGGCAAGCCATCCATAGGGGGGCTTTCTATCGAGGTGGCCCAATCAAGAGCGCAATCTCCTCAGGCATCGATCAGGCCCTCTGGGACATCACAGGAAAGTGTTACGGCGTACCAGTCTACAAGTTATTGGGTGGTCCAACCCGAAAACGGGTTCGGGTCTACGGTACGGTGAGCAAAACCACCGGTGTTAATGCCATGAAAGTCGGACCCAATACCACCCGTCAGGCTTTTAAATACATCGAAGGTCAGAAGTTTGTTGATGAAGTAGCGGAGAGATTCGAAGCACTACGTAATGAACATGGGCCAGAAGTTGACATCGCGATCGACTTTCACGGGGCCGTACAACCACCAACGGCCCTACTACTCATGAAGGCACTGGAGCCTTATCACCCCTGGTTCTATGAGGAGATCGTTCAGGCCCTCAATGTAGGAGTAATGGCCGAACTAGCAAAGAAAACACATATCCCAATCGCAACCGGGGAACGGATATTCACCAAATGGGGTTTTAAGGAGATTCTCGAGAAACGGGCTGCAACTATATTACAGCCGGATGTTTGCTACGCGGGAGGCATAACCGAGATGAAAATCATCGCTGGTATGGCCGAGGCCTATTACACACCCTTGGCCCCCCACAATCCACAAGGCCCCTGTTCCCTAGCTGCAAGCCTACAGATCGCAGGAGCAATTCCAAACTTTCTCATCCAAGAGCGCGGAGACTATGATTACATGGACTTACTAGCAAAACCATTACCGATGGTCACTGAAGGCTATCGCCCGTTACCAAACGAACCAGGTCTAGGAATCACAATCGATGAGGATAAACTCATGGCCCAGGTGGGCGAACCAAAGCCCTATCGCGTTGAATTTGATCCCGATGATGGATCAGTTGTTGACTGGTAA
- a CDS encoding hypothetical protein (UPF0413 protein YjbH) encodes MPTLYYVGDPMCSWCWGFSRVLDDVLGMLPSGVNLHYVMGGLAPDSDELMPTAVRKYVQDNWREVAKITNAKFNWDFWQKCHPRRSTYPACRAAIAGGRQGALPQMFQALQRAYYLEARNPSDTETHFELASEIGLDMGRFAKDLGSEYVERLLQSDFTKKIHMGVNEFPTMVLGNGNNYTLIMRGWASSNEILNCLREQLRCQQPLL; translated from the coding sequence ATGCCTACTCTCTACTACGTTGGGGATCCAATGTGCTCATGGTGCTGGGGCTTCTCCCGAGTACTTGACGATGTATTGGGAATGCTACCTTCAGGGGTTAATTTACATTATGTCATGGGTGGGCTAGCGCCTGATTCAGACGAACTCATGCCCACTGCTGTACGCAAATACGTCCAAGACAACTGGCGGGAAGTCGCGAAGATAACTAACGCCAAATTCAACTGGGATTTCTGGCAAAAATGTCACCCCCGCCGTTCAACCTATCCTGCCTGCCGGGCCGCTATCGCGGGGGGAAGACAAGGAGCGCTACCGCAAATGTTCCAGGCACTCCAACGCGCCTATTATCTGGAAGCGCGGAATCCGTCCGATACAGAAACCCACTTCGAACTGGCTAGTGAAATAGGTCTTGATATGGGGCGTTTTGCCAAAGACCTGGGCTCCGAATATGTCGAGCGATTACTACAATCAGACTTCACAAAAAAAATCCACATGGGAGTCAACGAATTCCCTACTATGGTCCTAGGAAATGGAAACAATTACACCCTTATCATGCGCGGCTGGGCGAGTTCAAATGAGATCCTTAATTGCTTACGAGAACAACTACGCTGTCAACAACCGCTCCTATAA
- the yjhC_2 gene encoding putative oxidoreductase YjhC encodes MHNSYSIGLIGCGTIAPNWIKAVSQKKETNIELVYDLDENAATKRAGEANAKVASNLHEIITSNNINLVIVCTPTGSHPELVFEAARNKKHVMCEKPMALDLNSCKQMINACNENGVKLAIGHTLRFKDAFLTCRKMIAEGAIGSLVSGNIDRMAATQLPDASSSLPFGEKDPSHWRRNPRTSGGIALELFIHEIDITRELFGEVSSVMCEMSKNVEYDGLISPQLAKALVCFESGALVTMRTGGTVAMPTKNYWMAGTEGGLRFTEWGGPVEHYRHDLGKMQTVECESLESHYLELCDLINAIESRNEPENSGINGMRNVALALAMYQSCESGRRIEFTDGIPIGMPFNYRNTQW; translated from the coding sequence GTGCATAATAGTTACAGCATAGGACTGATTGGCTGCGGAACGATCGCGCCTAACTGGATCAAGGCAGTATCCCAAAAAAAGGAAACTAACATTGAGCTCGTCTATGACCTTGACGAGAATGCTGCTACAAAACGTGCGGGAGAAGCAAACGCGAAAGTTGCCTCAAACCTACACGAGATCATTACTTCCAATAACATTAATCTTGTCATTGTTTGTACACCCACCGGCAGTCATCCCGAGCTTGTGTTTGAAGCCGCAAGAAACAAAAAACACGTAATGTGTGAAAAACCAATGGCCCTTGATCTAAACAGTTGTAAGCAGATGATAAACGCCTGCAACGAAAACGGAGTGAAGTTAGCGATAGGTCACACGCTTCGCTTTAAGGATGCTTTTCTCACATGTCGAAAAATGATTGCCGAAGGCGCCATCGGATCACTCGTCTCGGGCAACATCGACCGTATGGCCGCAACTCAGTTGCCTGATGCATCTTCGTCACTCCCATTCGGTGAAAAAGATCCAAGTCACTGGCGCAGAAATCCCCGCACTTCTGGCGGAATAGCCCTAGAGCTATTCATCCACGAGATCGATATCACGAGAGAACTCTTTGGTGAAGTCTCCTCTGTGATGTGTGAAATGTCAAAAAATGTTGAATATGACGGTCTAATCAGCCCTCAACTCGCAAAAGCCTTGGTATGCTTTGAATCGGGAGCTCTGGTCACAATGCGTACAGGTGGTACCGTTGCGATGCCTACTAAGAATTACTGGATGGCAGGAACCGAAGGTGGTCTCCGTTTCACTGAATGGGGCGGCCCAGTAGAACACTATCGGCACGACCTAGGAAAAATGCAGACAGTTGAATGTGAATCTCTCGAGTCACATTATCTTGAACTTTGCGACCTTATCAATGCTATCGAATCTCGTAACGAGCCAGAAAACAGCGGTATAAATGGCATGCGTAATGTCGCATTAGCTCTGGCCATGTATCAATCCTGTGAATCTGGACGCCGAATCGAATTCACCGATGGCATACCGATCGGTATGCCATTCAACTACCGAAACACACAGTGGTGA